The Ictalurus punctatus breed USDA103 chromosome 6, Coco_2.0, whole genome shotgun sequence DNA segment CAATGCcataaataaagtgtaataCTATATTTAAAGTGCAGTACTATATTTTTCAGTTCCAAATACCTGTGaagttttttgtatttgtacaaACACTGTGACCAGTTGTAAtgcacacatgtaaatgataatcagaagcaaattgcacatgtttgtcttaagaaatctgaggttgttcatgatatattttgtaaaaggatatttaattaaatatgaagatTTTCCTAATGTACTTCTTTGCAtgaaaacaaagggaaaaacatggacttattgttatttatagttAATTATGCTATGATTTTACTGGCCTGGCTCACTTGACATCTAATTAGGCTGTATGTGGCCCCTgaactaaaatgagtttgacacccctgattTAATTGAGGAATCCTGTTTGAGTTGTGACATAATGTAGTCAAacaaggacttttttttttttttttttttttaccataaacatgtaaagaaaaaagagaaaacctGGTCTTTGTATTACTATTTTGACATGATGATATGTTGGATAATGGATGTTAATTCCTAAACTGTTGACCAGgtgctttaaaaagaaaaagaaaaaaaaggggtttGAACTGTGAATAAAGCAGTGTATAGATAATCTAGTTAAAAATCAGGCACAATCTATTTGGTGCATCACAGAGTAAGGTATTGATTTGCAGAACGTAAACAATATAGCTAGCAAACAATTATTGAAAAGACAGAGTGGTGGAGCATTACGGAAGGTAGTTgtaaaggaaggaaaggaaggattGAATGTTGAGAGGGGAAAACAGTAAGCAGTAGGTAAAGtaaggcttcaaacttcataactGTGTTTTTGCTCAGTTTTCAAACTTGAAGCATTGTTACACTGCCAAGTGACCATGACGTTGTTTATTGCAAAATCCTAAAAGCTCTCTTCAATACTGTTTATGGTGTAACTTAATTGAGTGTTTTCTGACAGCTCAATATCCCATTATCCAATTGCTCTGTTCTCGATTATGTCCTGTTAGACATTTGTAtgtgatgtttatttgtttgtaatttATCTGTTTACTGTTATCGGACGCTGTAAAGCAGCCTTGAATTTgagaaatgtgctatataaatgaaacttgctatataaataaaagtattctTAACATTACTTTAAACCATTTCCACATTCCTGACAATGTTCATACACGCAATACAGCCTACAATTTTGGTATTACAAAAGGTTATATGGTACTTAATTGCTTCCTGAAGTTTTAAACAGAGTAGCTAAAGGATCTTGAGGAAAGCAACAATGAGCCCAAAGATTAcacttgtatgtttttttttcttttttttaaccccccccccccccccccccccccacacacacacacacacacacgtacacaaaacacacaacacattaataaccgaatttacacaaatgaaccactTCAAAGgtttacatatgcttgattcttaatactttgtgttgttacctggatgatcaacaaaTGTTGAGTCCCTTGTTTTCAGTtataattgtgttttgtggactatatgtatctgttatgtgaaatagcttattcaaaATAGCTATTTTTATGATCTCTCTTTTTAGAAAGAAATTactaacattttgcagattctgcaagggctATGTAAATTTAAGAGCACaactgtgtgtacatatatgtaaAACCTGGAccctatcacagggagcattgggcacaaggcggggtacaccttggataccaattcatacactatggacactttggacatgccaatcagcctaccatgcatgtctttggactggaggaggaaaccgttGTACCTAGAGAAAACCCCCgcggcacggggagaacatgcaaattccacacacagggcagtggcgggATTTGAacacccaaccctggaggtgtcagGCAAAtgtgccaaccactaagccaccatgcgccctcTATATAGATAttttacacacgcacacacacatgcacacttgcTGAAATGCTGTAgcgcaaagatgccttcaaaataatgaaaataaaaaaaatatattgtaagGAGCAgcaaacagtagtaaatgaagcagtcaatgaaaataaaaatagtagtctctggtataatttgtgcagttttataaggaaatgagctgtatgtattattgagcatcttgcagaagcagccatggttcttctggagattttgactgtcgcacttgtttatttttgaagcaaaatccagcagccttccttttgtgtttttgtctgaaaagtggtctttAACGTAATATGCTGCTTGACAGAccaacatttttctgtaacatttaattttgtgttagAAAACTAACGTTTGGAAATCTAAAGTgctttttgtactgacttgataatgtagaagtcatatatatatatatatatatatatatatatatatatatatatatatatatatatatatatatatatatatatatatatatatgtgtgtgtgtgtgtgtgtgcgtgcacagaCAATTGATCCAAGAAATAAACTGTTGAGGATCAATGAAAATTCCGGATAACATTTTTTTACTTATCATAAAAGACAGTTttctggattttatttcaaactgaatttaaatatattaaatgtattcatttatttactatattccagacaaaataatatataattggTGGTTCTAAACATCCTCGATATTATAATTTCCCAACATTTCCTATTTAACAGTTCATAATTCTATAAAATCATACCATGAAACAGAATTACAAATATGTCTAAGAAAACTAAATTGTGATTAAACATCCATACATACACTTTTCTATTTCTAATATTAGACAACATGGACACTGCTAGAgtcaagtgaaaatattttgaatatagtTGAATTAACTTAACTCTCATGATTTCTCATTGACTCTTGACATAGTCAACTGTAAGAAAGATATAAGAAAGGCACTGTCACGGTTTCATTTAGATAAGAAAACACCAATTCGAAGGCACTTTTGCCATACTTCATACCCACGATGACGAAATATTGTCTGGCCAACACACAAGTTAATGGTTGTTCCAAAAGAATATAAAGAGACTACAATGCAACCAATATAGCCataaaaatcaatattttgtCCATAAACCAGATTAAACAATTCTTTCACTATCATCCAGATTAAACaaaggaagaaaaggaaagtCTGAATCATGCCTGTGATTGTCACTCTCATCTGTCTCTGGCGACGAGGAGATGAAAAGGAGCTGCTGTTTCCCTCCATGCTCTTCATGTGTTTCCGCAGATAAAGGATCATAGTACAGCTTGATATCAACATCACCCAAAGGCAGATCGATAAGTAACTAAATCTTAAGCACATGTCTACCAGCATGAAATCATACAAGGTGTCAAGTTTTGCCTGTGTACCATTCCATTGTGCTGTGTAGATGGCACCATTAAAAACTTGATAAAAAAGTGCACTCTTTGCAATATTTTCAGAGAAtccaaacagtaaaaaaaatttctctGCTATCATAGATGAGTATATGAAGAATCGGATGTTTCTCTTCAAATAGATGAAGACAGAGTGCTGAGCAGGAACAATCTGGCAGTAGTAgaacacattcagccaaagagATGAGGTTACACTTGTCCTCATAGCAAAGAAGAGTATTTCTGCTATAACATCATAAACTATTACACTTGATGAATAGAAATCAATAATGCTGAACAG contains these protein-coding regions:
- the LOC108266940 gene encoding taste receptor type 2 member 4, giving the protein MRTSVTSSLWLNVFYYCQIVPAQHSVFIYLKRNIRFFIYSSMIAEKFFLLFGFSENIAKSALFYQVFNGAIYTAQWNGTQAKLDTLYDFMLVDMCLRFSYLSICLWVMLISSCTMILYLRKHMKSMEGNSSSFSSPRRQRQMRVTITGMIQTFLFFLCLIWMIVKELFNLVYGQNIDFYGYIGCIVVSLYSFGTTINLCVGQTIFRHRGYEVWQKCLRIGVFLSK